One Longimicrobium sp. DNA window includes the following coding sequences:
- a CDS encoding tail fiber domain-containing protein yields MTKLLRLSLAVAALALLSQPAHAQSPTDSAFAVSKGDSSLFRVNRNGTAFFGGTYDSGASNGAPVSGSGTRMFWYPGKGAIRAGGIDGTQWDDANIGLYSTAFGQNVRALGDNAMAVGLRAVAANTGTVAMGEDVTATGAYSVVLGYKASSSTSAGAPRLGTFVFGDRSTTTDTIHAEVTNSAMWRVANGFRIYTSSNRSTGVTFQSGSAASNWNQSNAVISTSTGAYLHTNGTWTNASDVNRKHLFAAVSGEDVLGRLRAMPITSWSYRTENTDVRHIGPMAQDFRAAFGLGDDDKVISTVDADGVALAAAQALEARTTAQQQRIEALEAQNAAQARELAEMRARMERLEALVTAGQGAARP; encoded by the coding sequence CGCGGTCGCCGCCCTGGCGCTGCTTTCTCAGCCCGCCCACGCCCAGAGCCCCACCGACTCGGCGTTCGCCGTCAGCAAGGGCGACTCGAGCCTCTTCCGGGTGAACCGCAACGGCACCGCCTTCTTCGGCGGCACCTACGATTCCGGCGCCTCCAACGGTGCGCCGGTGTCGGGCTCCGGCACCCGGATGTTCTGGTACCCCGGCAAGGGCGCGATCCGCGCCGGCGGCATCGACGGCACCCAGTGGGACGACGCCAATATCGGGCTGTACTCCACGGCGTTCGGCCAGAACGTCCGCGCCCTGGGCGACAACGCCATGGCCGTGGGGCTTCGTGCGGTGGCGGCCAACACCGGCACCGTGGCCATGGGCGAGGACGTGACGGCGACGGGCGCGTATTCGGTGGTGCTTGGCTACAAGGCCAGCAGCAGCACCAGCGCCGGGGCTCCTCGCCTGGGCACCTTCGTCTTCGGCGACCGGTCCACGACCACGGACACCATTCACGCCGAAGTCACGAACTCGGCGATGTGGCGGGTGGCCAACGGCTTCCGGATCTACACCAGCAGCAACCGGAGCACCGGCGTTACGTTCCAGTCCGGCTCCGCGGCGAGCAACTGGAACCAGAGCAATGCGGTGATCAGCACCAGCACCGGCGCCTACCTGCACACCAACGGCACCTGGACCAACGCCTCGGACGTGAACCGCAAGCACCTGTTCGCGGCCGTCTCGGGCGAGGACGTGCTCGGCCGGCTGCGCGCCATGCCCATCACGAGCTGGAGCTACCGGACCGAGAACACGGATGTCCGCCACATCGGGCCCATGGCGCAGGACTTCCGCGCCGCGTTCGGCTTGGGCGACGACGACAAGGTGATCAGCACGGTCGACGCGGACGGCGTGGCGCTGGCCGCCGCGCAGGCGCTGGAGGCCCGCACCACCGCCCAGCAGCAGCGGATCGAGGCGCTGGAGGCGCAGAACGCGGCCCAGGCGCGGGAACTCGCGGAGATGCGGGCCCGCATGGAACGCCTGGAGGCGCTGGTGACGGCGGGGCAGGGCGCCGCCCGACCCTGA